The following are encoded in a window of Sebastes umbrosus isolate fSebUmb1 unplaced genomic scaffold, fSebUmb1.pri scaffold_141_arrow_ctg1, whole genome shotgun sequence genomic DNA:
- the LOC119484305 gene encoding uncharacterized protein DDB_G0271670, with the protein SSSSSSSSSSSSSSSSSSSSSSSSSSSSSSSSSSSSSSSSSSSSSSSSSSSSSSSTSSSSSSSSSSSSSSSSSSSSSSSSSSSSSSSSSSSSSSSSSSSSSSSSSSSSSSSSSSSSSSSSSSSSSSSSSSSSSSSSSSSSSSSSSSSSSSSSSSSSSSSSSSSSSSSSSSSSSSSSSSSSSSSSSSSSSSSSSSSSSSSTASLTT; encoded by the coding sequence tcctcctcctcttcttcatcctcctcctcctcatcctcctcttcatcctcctcctcttcttcatcctcctcctcctcttcctcctcctcatcctcctcttcatcctcctcctcatcctcttcttcatcctcctcctcctcatcctcctcttcatcctcctcctctacctcctcctcctcctcctcctcctcctcttcatcctcctcctcctcatcctcctcttcatcctcctcttcctcctcctcctcatcctcttcttcatcctcctcctcctcctcctcctcttcatcctcctcctcctcttcatcctcctcctcctcctcctcctcctcctcttcatcctcctcctcctcctcctcatcctcctcgtcctcctcctcatcctcctcctcctcctcctcctcctcttcttcatcctcctcctcctcatcctcgtcttcctcctcctcctcctcatcctcttcctcctcctcctcctcctcctcgtcttcctcctcctcctcctcctcctcctcctcctcctcctcctcctcttcttcatcctcctcctcctcctcctcatcctcctcctcctcctcctcttcctcatcctcctccaccGCCTCTCTGACCACCTAG
- the LOC119484306 gene encoding uncharacterized protein DDB_G0271670-like: SSSSSSSSSSSSSSSSSSSSSSSSSFSSSSSSSSSSSSSFSSSSSSSSSSSSSSSSSSSSSSSSSSSSSSSSSSSSSSSSSSSSSSSSSSSSSSSSSSSSSSSSSSSSSSSSSSSSSSSSTSS, from the exons tcttcatcctcctcctcctcttcttcatcctcctcttcttcatcctcctcctcctcatcctcctcctcctcctccttctcctcttcttcatcctcctcctcttcatcctcctcctccttctcctcttcttcatcctcctcctcctcctcctcctcctcctcttcatcctcctcctcatcctcttcttcatcctcctcctcctcatcctcctcttcatcctcctcctcctcctcctcctcctcctcctcctcctcttcttcatcctcctcttcttcatcctcctcctcctcctcatcctct tcctcctcatcctcttcttcatcctcctcctcctcatcctcctcttcatcctcctcctctacctcctcc